One Thalassotalea sediminis DNA segment encodes these proteins:
- a CDS encoding PAS domain S-box protein, which produces MNTIRTVSISRYLAVSVSLIALTVIAGWYANLPKVVQIHPTFVAMQFNTALCFLLVSLSVICRSYEKISSSTLLAAIAFLVGLGTFIEYIGHVDLYIDQLFMEHYVTTNTTHPGRMAISTALCFLMAGFALIVHNNIPSLQLNKLIGPAVSGMGFVAFVGYLFNIETAYGLGNLSAMALHTSINFILIGVAITLVSTLDKPESKLFGYYWKESSLSVALIVFTFALSQAVENWQKQQVQNKLNTQTQYTAKTLKVIVENRIKALNRMATRWQYSDNLTQEKWQIDSLQYVADFPEITAIEWVDNNLMVRWIVPLEGNEMAVNYNLSTEKKRYNTLRLARTTNNIALSPTVDLIQGERGFLIVLPLTKHQQPDGYLLGVIAYENLLQALKEHVNLSNINLSLTENAQLLAQLKNESKNDTNYVVEQAVNLKEGSWELTASYTQAYTTSIRSRLPEIVLISGFGAIFLTLMFLKLWRDTKKNAQQLISEIKQHKKTKALLSYEENRLRTTLETMVDGVVLADQSGKILNINQAASTLFGYQDKEIIGQNVRVLMPDPDRSQHDSYLNHYLRGGTPQIIGIGREVTAIRKNGKTFPIHLSIAHMKIEDKDFFSAIIRDISLQKETQLALAKYMRELERSNEELSEFAYIASHDLKAPLRGIMQLSNWIDEELQDNKSPEVAEYIKLMQSRTSRLEGLLNDLLSYATLTERVGELAAVDIETLIDDIFQLLNPPPEFKLNIQGDVKSLQTMTTPLEQIFRNLINNAIKHHDKESGTITVTSKKMKNGYQFSVCDDGPGIEPQFHKQIFGIFKTLKPRDELEGSGMGLAIVKKLLDSYDCSISIESNGATGTCFIFTWPENAKFKEVFNGTS; this is translated from the coding sequence ATGAATACTATACGCACAGTCTCTATCAGTCGTTATTTAGCAGTATCAGTGTCGTTAATTGCATTAACGGTGATTGCCGGATGGTATGCAAATTTACCGAAGGTTGTTCAAATACACCCAACCTTTGTTGCCATGCAATTTAATACCGCTTTGTGTTTTTTATTGGTAAGTTTAAGTGTTATTTGCCGTAGCTATGAAAAAATAAGCAGTTCAACTTTATTGGCCGCCATTGCTTTTTTGGTCGGGTTAGGTACCTTTATTGAGTATATTGGTCATGTTGATTTATACATTGATCAGTTATTTATGGAACATTATGTAACGACAAATACTACACACCCGGGTCGCATGGCAATAAGTACTGCGCTGTGCTTCTTAATGGCGGGATTCGCTTTAATCGTCCACAACAATATTCCGTCACTACAACTGAATAAACTCATTGGCCCTGCCGTCAGTGGTATGGGGTTTGTCGCATTTGTCGGTTATCTTTTCAACATTGAGACCGCCTACGGGTTAGGTAACTTGTCTGCAATGGCTTTACATACGTCGATCAATTTTATCCTGATCGGCGTAGCAATTACCTTGGTATCTACGCTAGATAAACCTGAATCAAAGTTGTTTGGGTATTATTGGAAAGAAAGTAGCTTATCGGTTGCGTTAATCGTATTCACTTTTGCGCTCTCACAAGCAGTAGAAAATTGGCAAAAACAGCAAGTACAAAATAAGCTTAATACGCAAACGCAATATACGGCTAAAACGCTAAAAGTCATTGTAGAAAACCGTATAAAAGCACTAAATCGCATGGCAACACGTTGGCAATATAGCGACAATTTAACCCAAGAAAAATGGCAAATTGATAGTTTACAATACGTAGCCGATTTTCCAGAAATCACAGCTATAGAGTGGGTTGATAATAATCTAATGGTTCGCTGGATAGTACCTTTAGAGGGTAACGAAATGGCAGTAAACTATAATTTATCAACAGAGAAAAAACGTTACAATACCTTAAGATTGGCACGTACAACAAATAATATAGCGCTATCGCCAACGGTTGATTTAATACAAGGAGAACGTGGATTTTTAATTGTATTACCCTTAACAAAACATCAACAACCTGATGGCTATTTACTCGGCGTAATCGCATACGAAAATTTACTCCAAGCGCTTAAAGAGCACGTAAATTTAAGTAACATCAACCTATCACTCACAGAAAATGCACAGTTACTCGCTCAGTTAAAAAATGAAAGCAAAAATGACACTAACTACGTCGTTGAGCAAGCTGTTAATTTAAAGGAAGGATCTTGGGAGTTGACTGCGAGTTATACACAAGCTTATACAACTTCGATACGCTCACGTTTACCTGAAATAGTATTAATCTCAGGTTTCGGTGCCATTTTTCTAACACTCATGTTTCTCAAACTTTGGCGAGATACAAAAAAGAACGCGCAGCAACTTATCAGTGAAATTAAACAACATAAAAAAACAAAAGCCCTGCTATCTTATGAAGAAAACCGATTAAGAACAACATTGGAAACCATGGTCGATGGCGTAGTACTCGCTGACCAATCTGGAAAAATACTCAATATAAATCAAGCTGCATCAACACTTTTTGGCTATCAAGATAAAGAAATTATAGGACAAAACGTTAGAGTTTTAATGCCAGATCCTGACCGCAGTCAACATGATAGTTACTTAAACCATTATTTGCGAGGCGGTACACCCCAAATTATAGGTATAGGCCGCGAAGTTACTGCTATCCGAAAAAACGGTAAAACTTTTCCTATTCATCTTTCTATCGCCCACATGAAAATAGAAGACAAAGACTTTTTTTCAGCAATAATCCGCGATATTAGTTTACAAAAAGAAACACAACTGGCACTTGCTAAATACATGCGAGAACTTGAGCGAAGCAATGAAGAGTTATCTGAATTTGCTTACATCGCTTCACATGATCTCAAAGCACCGCTTAGAGGCATTATGCAGCTATCTAATTGGATAGATGAAGAATTACAAGATAATAAATCGCCTGAGGTTGCTGAATACATTAAATTAATGCAAAGTAGAACGTCGCGTTTAGAAGGCCTATTAAATGACTTACTTTCATATGCAACACTCACTGAGAGAGTTGGTGAGTTAGCTGCCGTCGACATTGAAACCTTGATAGATGATATTTTCCAACTATTAAATCCTCCTCCTGAATTTAAACTAAATATCCAAGGCGATGTTAAATCATTACAAACCATGACAACGCCATTAGAACAAATTTTTAGAAACTTGATAAACAATGCCATAAAGCATCATGATAAAGAAAGTGGCACCATAACAGTGACAAGTAAAAAAATGAAAAACGGTTATCAATTTTCTGTCTGTGATGATGGCCCAGGGATTGAACCTCAATTCCATAAACAAATTTTCGGTATATTTAAAACACTAAAACCCAGAGATGAACTCGAAGGTAGTGGCATGGGTTTGGCTATTGTAAAAAAATTACTTGATAGTTATGACTGTTCAATTAGCATAGAATCAAACGGTGCAACAGGTACATGCTTTATATTTACGTGGCCAGAAAACGCAAAGTTCAAGGAGGTATTCAATGGGACATCATGA
- a CDS encoding glutathione S-transferase family protein, translating to MGLLVEGTWHDTWYDTEENNGKFKREQSQLRHWVTRDGRAGPTGDSGFKAESGRYHLYVSLACPWAHRALIFRALKELESHISVSIVSPDMLDKGWSFDRAQGGTGDDLYGSELMSEIYVRNDAKYTGRVTVPVLWDKKQQRIVSNESAEIIRMLNTAFDHITGNEQDYYPQTLRGEIDKINDFVYHNINNGVYKTGFATTQSAYEEAYNNLFSALDDIEQILATERYLVGDQITEADWRLFTTLIRFDAVYFGHFKCNKRMIEQYPNLANYIRELFQVPKIAETVNFEHIKRHYYFSHKMINPTQIVPVGPDINYQTAHGRAELAK from the coding sequence ATGGGGCTATTAGTAGAAGGTACATGGCACGATACTTGGTATGATACTGAAGAAAATAACGGCAAATTTAAGCGTGAACAATCGCAACTTCGTCATTGGGTAACGCGAGATGGGCGCGCGGGGCCAACTGGAGATTCAGGCTTTAAGGCGGAATCTGGTCGTTATCATTTATATGTTTCTTTGGCATGCCCTTGGGCACATAGAGCGTTAATTTTTCGAGCACTAAAAGAGCTAGAGTCACACATTAGTGTCTCAATTGTAAGCCCAGATATGCTCGACAAAGGCTGGAGCTTTGATCGAGCACAGGGTGGAACTGGCGATGACTTATATGGTTCAGAATTAATGTCAGAGATATATGTGCGCAATGATGCTAAATACACCGGTCGCGTTACAGTACCCGTACTCTGGGACAAGAAGCAACAACGTATCGTCAGTAATGAATCTGCTGAAATTATTCGCATGCTTAATACAGCATTTGATCATATAACAGGAAACGAACAAGATTATTATCCGCAAACCTTACGTGGCGAAATTGATAAAATAAACGATTTTGTTTACCACAATATTAATAATGGTGTGTATAAAACGGGCTTTGCTACCACGCAGTCTGCGTATGAAGAAGCTTATAATAACTTGTTTAGCGCCTTAGATGACATAGAGCAAATATTGGCCACGGAACGCTACCTTGTCGGTGATCAAATTACTGAAGCAGACTGGCGATTATTCACTACGTTAATTCGTTTTGATGCGGTTTATTTTGGTCATTTTAAATGTAACAAACGCATGATTGAGCAATATCCAAATCTTGCGAATTATATTCGTGAATTATTTCAAGTACCTAAAATTGCTGAAACGGTTAATTTTGAACATATTAAGCGCCATTATTATTTCAGTCATAAAATGATAAATCCGACGCAAATTGTGCCAGTAGGACCTGATATTAATTATCAAACTGCTCATGGTCGTGCTGAACTGGCAAAGTAA
- a CDS encoding DUF3034 family protein, with amino-acid sequence MNVMKQLLSAMIFCLPFMCFANGKILATPGVSQVEGAGGGGIVPWAQLAGYATEDEIAASAFCSQANVQDFQLNVCGAQLNLYDRIELSYAKQDFDVEPLSLTLKQEVIGMKVRLYGDLVYSDWPQISVGVQHKMLDTPDIAFALGAKEDKGTDVYVAMSKLHLGAFAGYNLLWNATLRYSEANEMGLLGYGGLEGNGAIHPELSAAILLNKHLALGTEYRVKSENLAVKESNWHDVFLAWFPNKHFNMTVAYLDLGTIANIEGQHGWYVSISGQF; translated from the coding sequence ATGAATGTTATGAAACAACTCCTTAGTGCAATGATATTTTGTTTACCGTTTATGTGTTTTGCTAATGGTAAAATTTTAGCGACACCTGGTGTTTCACAGGTAGAAGGTGCAGGTGGTGGAGGCATAGTGCCGTGGGCGCAACTAGCTGGGTATGCAACAGAAGATGAAATTGCGGCATCTGCTTTTTGTTCACAAGCAAACGTGCAAGATTTTCAACTCAATGTGTGCGGCGCTCAGTTAAACTTATATGATCGTATTGAGCTATCTTATGCCAAGCAAGACTTTGATGTTGAGCCGCTTTCATTGACGTTGAAACAAGAAGTCATTGGCATGAAAGTGCGTTTGTATGGTGACTTGGTTTATAGCGATTGGCCGCAAATTTCAGTGGGTGTTCAACATAAAATGTTAGACACACCTGATATCGCTTTTGCATTAGGTGCCAAAGAAGACAAAGGTACTGATGTGTACGTTGCCATGAGTAAATTACATTTAGGGGCCTTTGCGGGTTACAACCTGCTATGGAATGCCACGTTAAGGTACTCTGAAGCGAATGAAATGGGACTATTAGGCTACGGCGGCTTGGAAGGGAACGGTGCTATACATCCCGAGTTGTCAGCCGCAATTTTACTCAATAAACATTTGGCGCTTGGTACAGAGTACCGTGTTAAATCAGAAAATTTAGCGGTTAAAGAAAGTAATTGGCATGACGTGTTTTTGGCGTGGTTTCCCAATAAGCATTTTAATATGACCGTTGCCTATTTAGATTTAGGCACCATTGCTAATATTGAAGGTCAACATGGTTGGTATGTATCCATTTCGGGGCAGTTCTAA
- a CDS encoding response regulator, with product MGHHEQHATAVLIVEDDDIDAISVQRALGKLDTSNPIYRAKDGLQGLELMRSKLRNRPYIILLDLNMPKMNGLAMLKELRNDPMLSNNIVYVLTTSNRDQDKASAYEHHIAGYFLKSTLNHDYSELGAMLNQYLQINELPQLKSI from the coding sequence ATGGGACATCATGAGCAACATGCTACCGCAGTTTTAATTGTAGAAGATGATGATATTGATGCCATTAGCGTACAACGTGCCTTAGGAAAATTAGACACTAGTAATCCCATTTATCGCGCTAAAGATGGGCTACAAGGTCTAGAATTAATGCGAAGTAAATTACGTAACCGACCTTATATTATTTTACTTGATCTCAATATGCCCAAAATGAACGGGTTGGCAATGCTCAAAGAACTACGTAACGATCCAATGTTATCTAACAACATTGTTTATGTGTTAACAACGTCAAATCGAGATCAAGATAAAGCAAGTGCATACGAACATCATATCGCCGGATACTTCTTAAAGTCTACTTTGAACCACGATTACTCAGAACTTGGTGCAATGCTCAATCAATATCTACAAATAAACGAACTCCCTCAGCTTAAAAGTATCTAA
- a CDS encoding group I truncated hemoglobin → MFLNPRKLLILFFSFSLFACSSTSNNDQNTLYASIGGQTGIDKIVDNFIAEIVKDKQIFPYFAKSSVSHFRAGFIEHMCTITGGPCRYNGDSMVDIHTGMNITEAHFNRVVELLIVAMEKADVTYPVQNRILAKLAPMRGEVIKR, encoded by the coding sequence ATGTTTTTAAATCCACGTAAATTACTCATTTTATTTTTTAGTTTTTCTTTGTTTGCTTGTTCGTCTACATCCAATAACGACCAAAATACCTTATATGCTTCGATAGGTGGACAGACTGGTATTGATAAAATTGTTGATAACTTTATCGCTGAAATCGTTAAAGATAAGCAAATTTTTCCGTACTTTGCTAAATCGAGTGTTAGTCATTTCAGAGCTGGTTTTATTGAGCATATGTGCACGATTACGGGTGGTCCTTGCCGATATAACGGTGACTCCATGGTAGATATACATACAGGAATGAATATAACAGAAGCGCATTTTAATCGCGTCGTCGAATTATTAATTGTCGCGATGGAGAAAGCTGATGTTACTTACCCCGTGCAAAATCGTATATTAGCGAAATTAGCGCCTATGCGTGGGGAGGTTATTAAACGATAG
- a CDS encoding pirin family protein, whose product MIELRKSEQRGKANIGWLNSKHTFSFGQYYDPQHMGFSALRVINDDIVKAGTGFDTHGHRDMEIISYVIDGVLEHKDSTGNVKKLPVGEFQLMSAGKGIYHSEYNASNTQSSHFLQIWIEPNVFGEKPSYQQKAFGQSQGLTPIVTPTGEGGTLKIKQEAQLLQLILAANTEAVFAPNAGKKVYVHLVSGELTVNGTQLSSGDGAKVTHEAALTFVNAGQESLTALVFELP is encoded by the coding sequence TTAAACAGCAAGCATACTTTTTCATTTGGTCAATACTACGACCCTCAACACATGGGATTTTCCGCTCTAAGAGTGATTAACGATGATATAGTCAAAGCCGGTACAGGCTTTGACACACATGGTCATCGTGATATGGAAATCATTAGTTATGTGATTGATGGCGTGCTAGAGCACAAAGACAGTACTGGTAATGTAAAAAAGTTACCCGTTGGTGAATTCCAGCTAATGTCAGCTGGCAAAGGAATTTATCATAGTGAATATAATGCGAGTAACACACAATCGTCACATTTTTTACAGATTTGGATTGAACCTAATGTCTTCGGCGAAAAGCCTAGCTATCAGCAAAAAGCTTTTGGCCAATCGCAGGGACTAACGCCTATCGTCACCCCAACAGGTGAGGGAGGTACGCTAAAAATTAAACAAGAAGCACAATTGCTTCAGCTTATATTAGCGGCCAATACTGAAGCGGTTTTTGCGCCAAATGCTGGAAAGAAGGTTTATGTGCACTTAGTTTCAGGTGAGCTCACCGTTAATGGTACGCAGTTATCATCTGGCGATGGAGCAAAGGTTACTCATGAAGCAGCACTTACTTTTGTTAATGCTGGTCAAGAATCACTAACAGCGTTAGTTTTTGAATTACCGTAA
- a CDS encoding methylamine utilization protein — protein MSTLRFLRWLMLMSALLVIPTHAKTVIQVKNQQGEALKHAVIEIITDANPDTWQVSSTPYIMDQIDKSFVPEVLIVPEKSLVSFPNSDDIRHHVYSFSTAKTFELKLYAGKPKAPITFEQSGIVVLGCNIHDAMVGYIYVTDNSHTYLTNEQGKTNIDLSAQQIKEIKVWHANAAKGTNYRQSFTSFNQQNNNILLEFETLPPVKSDSFEDVFSHAH, from the coding sequence ATGAGTACGTTACGATTTTTAAGGTGGTTAATGTTAATGAGTGCTTTGCTTGTGATACCCACACATGCAAAGACCGTTATTCAGGTCAAAAATCAACAAGGTGAGGCATTAAAGCATGCGGTAATTGAAATTATTACTGATGCTAACCCAGATACTTGGCAAGTAAGCTCGACCCCTTATATTATGGATCAAATAGACAAAAGCTTTGTACCAGAAGTACTTATTGTGCCAGAAAAAAGCCTGGTGAGTTTTCCTAATAGTGATGATATTCGTCATCATGTGTATTCTTTTTCAACAGCAAAAACCTTTGAGTTAAAATTATATGCGGGCAAACCTAAAGCACCAATTACGTTTGAGCAAAGTGGAATTGTGGTCTTAGGATGTAATATTCATGACGCTATGGTGGGTTATATTTATGTTACTGACAACTCGCATACATATCTTACTAATGAACAGGGTAAAACCAACATAGATTTAAGTGCACAGCAAATTAAAGAAATAAAGGTATGGCATGCTAATGCCGCAAAAGGTACTAATTATCGTCAATCCTTTACGTCTTTTAACCAACAGAACAATAATATTTTATTAGAATTTGAAACATTACCACCGGTAAAAAGTGATAGTTTCGAAGACGTTTTTAGCCATGCTCACTAA
- a CDS encoding putative bifunctional diguanylate cyclase/phosphodiesterase, with protein sequence MLTKYRFKTQITWLSTGLILLTVVALTASYWLRIADYAEQQIKQQLSSAKNVLNQNLVSQEKMLITAASVLAADFGFKQAIATQDKKTIESVLLNHGERINADLMLLLDLNGNLITTSSSKALLPDAVTAGVKSLPFRNVHAQFLSIGDVVFQVIVLPVKAPRVIAYTVIGFEFGQDSLSELKELISLDVSIAQHDQVLATTMDSEYSSQRIMQEAIAPPSNILLSSDDYFHQLRPLGNSQDISVVLSASLKKIHHDFNQLISSILLIAVLVIVIAIAFSRLLSQGLSKPLNILMNLTQRVGRGDLVIPKLSGDLPREFTELYQSFSVMGAAIENREKAIKYQAERDLLTGLYNRQKMLEVLEASLAEHKQLTLIAFNIKGFKALNDTIGITNGDKILKELAHRVFNFLGPLNTNDIKVIGVSRINADEFLIGVGNQQTAHITRLMEHLQSELDRPYWVDDIKLNVALYFGIAQLDEDHDTDAEHLMRRAAMAVAAASNEQVIVRYYQQGEDEAYMYKLSLIDELKTALEAEDSPLFLNYQPKLNIKSGQVDKLEALIRWINNKGEFVNPELFVGLAEKAGLIVTLTRWVILQVLDQVERWNIQGYQFKVSINLSAQDIQHDTFVEYLLDTIATKQVEPYQITLELTERDLAENENLVASRLSYLKSIGFQISVDDYGIGQSSLAKLKHLPVDELKIDKCFILNLDQNKQDQDIVASTVLLGHRLGLQVVAEGVETKESLALLTQYQCDYAQGYYLSRPLTAEKFIEWYECYETTP encoded by the coding sequence ATGCTCACTAAATACCGTTTTAAAACGCAAATAACCTGGTTATCGACAGGACTCATCTTATTAACAGTAGTGGCGTTAACCGCGAGTTACTGGTTGCGTATTGCTGATTACGCGGAACAGCAAATTAAACAGCAGCTATCTTCAGCGAAAAATGTCTTGAATCAGAATTTAGTTTCACAAGAAAAAATGTTGATTACTGCCGCGAGCGTTTTGGCTGCTGATTTTGGCTTTAAACAAGCGATTGCTACTCAAGATAAAAAAACGATTGAAAGTGTCCTGTTAAATCATGGAGAGCGAATTAATGCTGACTTAATGTTGTTGCTTGACTTAAACGGCAACTTAATAACCACAAGTTCTTCTAAAGCATTACTACCAGACGCCGTAACGGCAGGGGTGAAATCTTTGCCTTTTCGTAATGTTCACGCTCAGTTTCTAAGTATTGGTGATGTAGTGTTCCAAGTCATCGTGTTACCTGTTAAGGCGCCAAGAGTTATTGCATATACTGTAATTGGTTTTGAGTTTGGTCAGGATTCATTGTCTGAATTAAAGGAATTGATCTCTCTAGATGTTTCGATTGCTCAACATGATCAAGTTCTTGCAACTACCATGGACAGTGAATACTCGAGTCAAAGAATAATGCAAGAAGCGATAGCGCCACCTTCTAATATCTTACTTTCTAGCGATGATTATTTTCATCAATTAAGGCCTTTAGGAAATTCTCAAGATATATCAGTGGTATTGTCAGCTTCGTTAAAAAAGATTCATCATGATTTTAACCAGTTAATTTCTTCAATTTTATTAATTGCCGTGTTGGTTATTGTTATTGCTATTGCCTTTTCGCGTTTGCTATCACAAGGGTTATCTAAACCTTTAAATATTTTAATGAACTTAACGCAACGTGTCGGTAGGGGCGATCTCGTTATTCCAAAGCTTTCAGGAGATTTGCCCAGAGAGTTTACCGAGTTGTATCAGAGTTTTTCGGTAATGGGAGCTGCGATTGAAAATCGTGAGAAAGCAATAAAATATCAAGCAGAGCGAGATTTATTAACGGGGCTCTATAACCGTCAAAAAATGCTAGAAGTGTTAGAAGCTTCTTTAGCAGAGCATAAACAATTAACGTTAATTGCCTTTAATATTAAGGGGTTTAAAGCGCTTAACGATACTATTGGCATCACTAATGGCGATAAAATTTTAAAAGAGCTAGCACATCGTGTTTTTAACTTTTTAGGTCCTTTAAATACTAATGATATCAAGGTGATTGGTGTTTCTCGCATTAATGCTGATGAGTTTCTAATCGGTGTGGGTAATCAACAGACCGCGCACATCACACGCTTAATGGAACACCTACAATCTGAATTGGACCGTCCTTATTGGGTCGATGACATCAAACTTAATGTCGCGCTTTATTTTGGTATAGCGCAGCTTGATGAAGACCATGACACTGATGCCGAACACTTGATGCGTAGAGCTGCTATGGCGGTTGCTGCTGCCAGCAATGAGCAAGTTATCGTTCGTTATTACCAGCAAGGTGAAGATGAAGCCTATATGTATAAGCTTTCGTTAATTGATGAATTAAAGACTGCATTAGAGGCGGAAGACAGCCCGTTATTTCTTAATTATCAGCCAAAACTTAACATTAAATCAGGGCAGGTAGATAAATTAGAAGCGTTAATTCGTTGGATAAACAATAAAGGTGAGTTTGTTAATCCTGAGCTATTTGTTGGGCTCGCTGAGAAAGCTGGCCTTATTGTAACGTTAACACGTTGGGTTATTTTACAAGTGTTAGATCAAGTAGAGCGTTGGAATATTCAAGGCTATCAATTTAAAGTTTCTATTAACTTATCAGCACAAGATATTCAACATGATACGTTTGTAGAATATTTGTTAGATACTATCGCGACTAAACAAGTAGAGCCCTATCAAATTACCTTAGAGCTTACCGAGCGAGATTTAGCGGAAAATGAAAACCTTGTTGCTTCGCGCCTGAGTTACCTTAAGTCTATTGGTTTCCAAATTTCGGTCGATGATTATGGTATTGGTCAGTCCTCGCTAGCAAAGCTCAAGCATTTACCTGTTGATGAACTGAAAATTGATAAATGCTTTATTTTAAACTTAGATCAAAATAAACAAGATCAAGATATTGTTGCTTCTACCGTACTATTAGGTCATCGATTAGGGTTGCAGGTTGTCGCTGAAGGTGTGGAAACAAAAGAAAGCTTAGCATTACTGACACAGTATCAATGTGATTATGCGCAAGGCTATTATCTATCGCGTCCGTTAACGGCTGAGAAATTTATAGAATGGTATGAATGTTATGAAACAACTCCTTAG